The following are encoded together in the Serratia sp. UGAL515B_01 genome:
- the eco gene encoding serine protease inhibitor ecotin, with amino-acid sequence MNKFSFVFASLLMATSASTIAANTAENGDISAQPLEKVAPFPKAEEGMSRQVIYLPPQENEDNFKVELLIGKTLEVDCNRHMMGGNLESKTLEGWGYTYFVLEKLSPPASTMMACPDNTKRNEFVAAHLGDSALQRYNSRLPIVVYVPKDVEVRYRVWSASTDIGRAVVK; translated from the coding sequence ATGAATAAGTTTTCTTTCGTCTTCGCTAGTTTGTTAATGGCAACCTCGGCCAGTACTATTGCTGCAAACACCGCTGAAAATGGCGATATCAGCGCACAGCCTTTGGAAAAGGTGGCACCATTTCCTAAAGCAGAGGAGGGGATGAGTCGCCAGGTGATTTATTTACCGCCACAAGAAAATGAAGATAACTTCAAGGTTGAATTGCTAATTGGTAAAACACTGGAAGTGGATTGCAATCGTCATATGATGGGAGGCAATCTTGAGAGTAAAACGCTGGAAGGTTGGGGATATACTTATTTTGTCCTTGAGAAACTTTCCCCCCCAGCATCAACCATGATGGCTTGCCCTGATAATACTAAGCGCAATGAGTTTGTGGCTGCTCATTTAGGTGACAGCGCTTTGCAGCGTTACAACAGCCGTTTGCCAATCGTGGTTTATGTGCCTAAGGATGTCGAGGTGCGTTACCGTGTGTGGTCAGCTAGCACGGATATTGGGCGTGCGGTGGTAAAATAG
- the ybjG gene encoding undecaprenyl-diphosphate phosphatase, whose protein sequence is MEQLNYFLFAWINASSASPQGLISFAIFAAKDLIVVIPLLIVGMWFWGAKDQLKAQREVIAKTTIALLFAMVVAAVIGMLLPHERPFAVGIGHNFLAHAPDSSFPSNHGTAIFTFALAFLSWHRVWSGMLLMIIAITIAWSRVYLGVHWPLDMVGGFLLGALGCLFAQLLWALCGELVAGKLIRLYHFLFAFPIRKGWVQE, encoded by the coding sequence ATGGAGCAATTGAACTATTTTCTTTTCGCCTGGATCAATGCCTCCTCGGCAAGTCCGCAAGGGTTAATCAGTTTTGCCATCTTTGCCGCAAAAGATCTTATTGTCGTTATACCGCTACTGATCGTCGGTATGTGGTTCTGGGGAGCTAAAGATCAGTTAAAGGCACAACGCGAAGTCATCGCAAAAACAACAATTGCTTTACTGTTCGCTATGGTTGTAGCTGCAGTTATTGGCATGCTGCTACCACACGAACGTCCCTTTGCTGTCGGTATTGGCCACAATTTTTTGGCACACGCACCAGACAGTTCATTCCCTAGCAATCATGGTACTGCAATTTTCACTTTTGCCTTGGCTTTCCTGAGTTGGCATCGTGTCTGGTCGGGTATGTTGCTAATGATCATTGCCATCACAATTGCATGGTCACGGGTATATCTTGGCGTACACTGGCCGTTAGATATGGTAGGCGGTTTTTTGCTGGGTGCACTGGGTTGTCTGTTTGCACAACTGCTATGGGCACTGTGTGGCGAACTCGTCGCAGGTAAATTGATACGCCTGTACCATTTCCTGTTCGCCTTCCCGATCCGCAAAGGTTGGGTGCAAGAGTAA
- a CDS encoding HAAAP family serine/threonine permease translates to MDTTHTGTIASEESGSSTTWRKSDTMWMLGLYGTAIGAGVLFLPINAGIGGLIPLIIMAIIAFPMTYFAHRGLCRFVLSGKNPGEDITVVVEEHFGNGAGKLITLLYFFAIYPILLVYSVAITNTVDSFITHQLGFASPPRAILALILIVCLMCIVRFGEQAIVKKMSILVFPFVAVLMLLALYLIPNWTGAIFENVSLASSGNGVGHGLIVTLWLAIPVMVFSFNHSPIISAFAVAKREEYGDDAESKCSRILAYAHTMMVVTVMFFVFSCVLSLSPVDLAEAKAQNISILSYLANHFNNPMIEYIAPFIAFIAITKSFLGHYLGAREGFNGLISKTMKSHGKTISTNKLNRITAIFMLITTWIVATLNPSILGMIESLGGPIIAVLLFLMPMYAIHKVPAMRKYSGRISNIFVVVMGLIAISAILYTLFG, encoded by the coding sequence ATGGACACTACACATACAGGCACCATTGCCTCAGAGGAATCAGGTTCAAGCACTACCTGGCGGAAATCAGATACTATGTGGATGCTGGGTCTTTACGGTACCGCAATCGGCGCAGGCGTCCTCTTCTTACCAATCAACGCAGGTATCGGTGGTTTGATCCCATTGATCATCATGGCCATTATCGCCTTTCCGATGACCTATTTTGCCCACCGCGGCCTGTGCCGCTTCGTTTTGTCTGGTAAAAACCCAGGGGAAGATATCACTGTGGTGGTAGAGGAACATTTTGGCAATGGTGCAGGTAAGTTGATTACCCTCCTATATTTCTTCGCCATCTACCCTATCCTACTGGTCTATAGCGTCGCTATCACTAATACCGTAGACAGTTTTATTACCCACCAGCTTGGTTTTGCTTCGCCCCCACGGGCCATTTTGGCTTTGATTCTGATAGTTTGCCTAATGTGTATCGTGCGTTTCGGTGAACAAGCCATTGTGAAAAAAATGAGTATTCTGGTTTTTCCGTTTGTTGCAGTACTGATGTTATTAGCACTGTACCTGATCCCTAACTGGACCGGTGCCATTTTCGAAAACGTCTCTCTCGCGAGTTCTGGCAATGGTGTGGGCCACGGTCTGATAGTCACCCTATGGCTAGCTATTCCCGTCATGGTGTTCTCTTTCAACCATTCACCGATCATTTCAGCTTTTGCGGTGGCAAAACGTGAAGAATATGGTGATGATGCTGAAAGCAAGTGTTCACGTATTCTGGCCTATGCACACACTATGATGGTAGTAACCGTCATGTTCTTTGTCTTTAGTTGCGTGCTAAGCCTGTCTCCAGTGGATCTGGCCGAAGCCAAAGCACAGAACATCTCAATTCTGTCTTACCTAGCCAACCATTTTAATAATCCGATGATCGAGTATATTGCCCCGTTCATCGCGTTTATCGCCATCACCAAATCATTTCTGGGTCACTATCTGGGCGCACGTGAGGGTTTTAATGGCTTGATTTCAAAAACGATGAAAAGTCATGGTAAAACCATCAGTACCAACAAATTGAACCGTATCACCGCGATCTTCATGTTAATAACAACCTGGATTGTTGCAACCTTGAACCCAAGCATTTTGGGTATGATCGAGAGTCTAGGTGGGCCAATCATCGCGGTACTGCTATTCCTGATGCCGATGTACGCCATCCATAAAGTTCCAGCAATGCGCAAATACAGCGGTCGCATCAGCAACATCTTCGTTGTCGTGATGGGGTTGATTGCCATTTCTGCCATTCTGTACACTTTGTTCGGTTAA